In Streptomyces longhuiensis, the following proteins share a genomic window:
- a CDS encoding D-alanyl-D-alanine carboxypeptidase family protein — protein sequence MARFVGFYPCITKSVVASLAGAAIAVGPVGGVAAAVPRSDGVSGQVQNAPGTPDAPEVSALSWTVTDVGSGNLLAAKEPHLRLAPASTLKTLFALALLPQLPATTEHTAVTADIDDVAPGSSLVGVHEGTSYTVGDLWRGVFLSSGNDAVHTLARLNGGPDLALARMQATADRLGAHDTAVRSLDGFDTPGQYSSAYDLSLFARAGLRNADFRRYCGTKSAQFPAAGGPNSFGIQNTNRLLVGSHGVEPYPGLIGVKNGYTSEAGNTLVAAATRHNRTILITIMNPQDTSANAVYEESRELLDWGFDAAPQALTAGQLRGSASPSATGRPDSAHHGAVAAASTSGKASSGLSRHLEAAVALLSLASVPFLIRAVRRRRNRSTR from the coding sequence ATGGCACGATTCGTAGGCTTTTACCCCTGTATTACCAAGTCAGTTGTCGCCTCCCTCGCCGGTGCGGCGATCGCGGTCGGCCCGGTCGGCGGCGTCGCGGCCGCGGTGCCCCGCTCCGACGGGGTGAGCGGTCAGGTCCAGAACGCGCCGGGGACGCCGGACGCACCGGAGGTGTCCGCTCTGTCCTGGACGGTCACCGACGTCGGCAGCGGCAATCTGCTGGCCGCCAAGGAGCCGCACCTCCGCCTGGCCCCGGCCAGCACCCTCAAGACGTTGTTCGCGTTGGCTCTGCTGCCGCAGTTGCCCGCCACCACAGAGCACACGGCCGTCACCGCCGACATCGACGACGTCGCTCCCGGCAGCAGTCTCGTCGGCGTGCACGAGGGAACCAGCTACACCGTCGGCGACCTGTGGCGCGGTGTCTTCCTCAGCTCCGGCAACGACGCGGTGCACACGCTCGCCCGACTGAACGGCGGACCGGATCTCGCGCTCGCGCGGATGCAGGCCACCGCGGACCGGCTCGGCGCGCACGACACCGCGGTGCGCTCCCTCGACGGGTTCGACACCCCAGGCCAGTACTCATCCGCGTACGACCTGTCGCTGTTCGCGAGGGCAGGGTTGCGGAACGCGGACTTCCGTCGCTACTGCGGGACGAAGTCGGCCCAGTTCCCGGCCGCGGGCGGCCCCAACTCCTTCGGCATCCAGAACACCAACCGCCTCCTGGTCGGATCCCACGGCGTGGAGCCCTATCCGGGCCTGATCGGTGTGAAGAACGGATACACGTCCGAGGCCGGAAACACGCTCGTCGCCGCCGCGACCCGGCACAACCGCACGATCCTGATCACCATCATGAATCCGCAGGACACCTCGGCCAACGCCGTCTACGAAGAGAGCCGCGAACTCCTGGACTGGGGCTTCGACGCCGCTCCACAGGCTTTGACGGCAGGGCAGCTGCGAGGGTCGGCCTCGCCCTCCGCGACAGGTCGCCCCGACTCGGCCCACCACGGTGCTGTCGCCGCGGCTTCCACGTCCGGGAAAGCGTCGTCCGGCCTCTCCCGCCACCTGGAAGCGGCCGTCGCCCTGCTCAGCCTCGCCTCTGTGCCCTTCCTCATCAGGGCTGTCCGGCGCAGGCGCAACCGCTCCACCAGGTGA
- a CDS encoding YciI family protein — protein sequence MPIYAVTYTYTDDSAARDAVRPAHREFLGVLIEQGINLVSGPFAEAEAPGALLLFRAADKQSALAATEKDPFRLNGLVSDVSVREWTPVLGPLADQLS from the coding sequence ATGCCTATCTACGCCGTGACCTACACCTACACCGATGACTCCGCGGCCCGCGACGCCGTCCGCCCCGCTCACCGGGAGTTCCTCGGCGTGCTCATCGAGCAGGGGATCAACCTCGTCTCGGGCCCCTTCGCCGAGGCGGAGGCGCCCGGCGCGCTGCTCCTGTTCCGCGCCGCCGACAAGCAGTCGGCCCTGGCCGCCACGGAGAAGGACCCGTTCCGCCTGAACGGGCTCGTCAGCGACGTCTCGGTCCGCGAGTGGACCCCGGTGCTCGGACCGCTCGCCGACCAGCTGTCCTGA
- a CDS encoding SAM-dependent methyltransferase, whose translation MTDHATTPGAAAHQKIDTSVPHSARIWNYWLGGKDNYPVDEEAGDAYSALFPGISTIARSSRAFLRRNISYLVSQAGIRQFLDVGTGLPTGDNTHEVAQRIAPETKIVYVDHDPMVLAHARALLTSTPEGATAYVDANLADPDRILAAAAETLDLTRPTALILSNILGHMGDYEQARTIVKRLMDGLPSGSYLSINDGSRGIDAGFEQAQDGYNSSGAVPYFLRPVDEITAFFDGLELLEPGVVSVPFWRPESDSPAPQLIAEHGGLARKP comes from the coding sequence ATGACGGACCACGCGACGACGCCCGGAGCTGCGGCTCACCAGAAGATCGACACGTCGGTTCCGCACTCGGCCCGGATCTGGAACTACTGGCTGGGCGGCAAGGACAACTACCCCGTCGACGAGGAGGCGGGGGACGCGTACAGCGCACTGTTCCCCGGCATCTCCACCATCGCCCGCAGCAGCCGCGCCTTCCTCCGCCGCAACATCTCGTACCTGGTCTCCCAGGCGGGCATCCGCCAGTTCCTCGACGTCGGCACCGGCCTGCCGACCGGGGACAACACCCACGAGGTCGCCCAGCGGATCGCCCCCGAGACCAAGATCGTGTACGTCGACCACGACCCGATGGTCCTCGCGCACGCCCGCGCGCTGCTCACCTCGACCCCCGAGGGTGCGACCGCCTACGTCGACGCGAACCTGGCCGACCCCGACCGCATCCTCGCGGCGGCGGCCGAGACGCTGGACCTCACGCGCCCCACGGCCCTGATCCTCAGCAACATCCTGGGCCACATGGGCGACTACGAGCAGGCGCGGACCATCGTCAAGCGGCTGATGGACGGACTGCCGTCGGGCAGCTACCTCTCCATCAACGACGGGTCGCGCGGCATCGACGCCGGTTTCGAGCAGGCCCAGGACGGCTACAACAGCTCGGGCGCCGTCCCCTACTTCCTGCGCCCGGTCGACGAGATCACGGCGTTCTTCGACGGCCTCGAACTCCTGGAACCCGGCGTGGTCTCGGTGCCGTTCTGGCGCCCGGAATCCGACTCCCCGGCCCCGCAGCTCATCGCCGAGCACGGCGGCCTGGCCCGCAAGCCGTGA
- a CDS encoding patatin-like phospholipase family protein, whose amino-acid sequence MSDVSDKGEIGDKGDRGGTALVLGGGGPVGGAWMAGVLAGLADAGIDPLSADVVIGTSAGAIFGARLACGESARELYERQLARADRIDLPVTAAQTLRYLWAALGSPDSQRSVQRLGRAALAARTAAESDVRRTIATLLRDATAWPTNTDLRITAIDAHTGSLEAFDAAGQVTLVEAVTASCAVPIVWPPASAAGRRWIDGGTRATANIHLARGYRRVLAIAPLTSAPGPHPSARQQAAELEAEGTDVLLVSPDRAALRAMGRNMAADTPRPGAARAGHAQATSLADAVSRLWKG is encoded by the coding sequence ATGAGCGACGTGAGCGACAAGGGCGAGATCGGCGACAAGGGCGACAGGGGCGGCACGGCGCTGGTGTTGGGGGGTGGCGGGCCCGTCGGCGGGGCCTGGATGGCGGGAGTACTGGCCGGTCTCGCCGACGCGGGGATCGATCCCCTGAGTGCCGACGTGGTCATCGGCACGTCGGCAGGTGCGATCTTCGGTGCCCGTTTGGCCTGCGGTGAATCCGCTCGAGAGTTGTACGAGCGGCAGTTGGCCCGAGCGGATCGCATCGACCTGCCGGTCACCGCCGCCCAGACCCTGCGTTATCTCTGGGCGGCACTCGGCTCCCCTGACTCGCAGCGGTCCGTGCAACGGCTGGGACGAGCCGCCCTCGCCGCTCGCACGGCAGCAGAGTCCGACGTCCGTCGCACCATCGCGACCCTGCTGCGGGACGCCACAGCCTGGCCCACGAACACCGATCTGCGGATCACGGCGATCGACGCGCACACCGGATCCCTGGAGGCGTTCGACGCCGCCGGACAGGTCACCCTCGTGGAGGCGGTCACGGCCAGTTGTGCCGTCCCCATCGTCTGGCCTCCGGCGTCGGCGGCCGGGCGCCGCTGGATCGACGGCGGCACCCGCGCCACCGCCAACATCCATCTCGCGCGTGGCTACCGCCGCGTCCTGGCCATTGCTCCGTTGACCTCAGCGCCCGGCCCGCACCCGAGCGCCCGGCAACAGGCGGCCGAACTGGAGGCCGAGGGGACCGACGTCCTGCTGGTGTCCCCGGACCGTGCCGCCCTCCGCGCCATGGGGCGCAACATGGCCGCCGATACGCCCAGGCCCGGTGCCGCACGCGCGGGCCATGCCCAGGCCACGTCGCTCGCAGACGCGGTGTCCCGCCTCTGGAAGGGGTGA
- a CDS encoding cytochrome P450 family protein — MGKRTQPPTLDDLAPEGHDMAANPYPVYVALRDKGPVHRVLVPESGEAWLVVTRDAARAALTDPRLRNDIRHSSSWHGDGGHAVGRNMLQTDPPQHTRLRRLAAGHFTPGRIAALRPRIEAITTDLLAELPHHGAVDLVSAYALPLPVTVICDLLGIPASDRTAFHAWSNALVMPESSERATSAATELTTYLAELIERKRRAPDSALLSILAIADTATGDAPLTREELLGMVFLLLVAGHETTVDLISGTLHALLGHPDQLDLLRDEPELTGAAVEESLRYNSPVHASAFRFAAEPLDIAGTHIPAGDAVLISLAAASRDPLHFPDPDRFDIRRAPNSHLGFGHGLHHCLGAPLARAEATVALRLLLHDRPTLAFATDPATLTWRTSTLLRGLTELPLRVG, encoded by the coding sequence ATGGGGAAGCGCACTCAGCCGCCCACGCTCGACGACCTGGCTCCGGAAGGCCACGACATGGCCGCGAACCCCTACCCCGTATACGTGGCCCTACGGGACAAGGGTCCCGTGCACCGCGTCCTCGTCCCGGAGAGCGGGGAGGCGTGGCTGGTCGTCACACGTGACGCGGCACGCGCCGCGTTGACCGATCCGCGCCTGCGCAACGACATCCGGCACTCCTCCTCCTGGCACGGCGACGGCGGACACGCCGTCGGACGCAACATGCTCCAGACCGACCCACCCCAGCACACCCGCCTCCGCCGCCTGGCCGCAGGCCACTTCACCCCGGGGCGCATCGCCGCCCTGCGCCCGCGGATCGAGGCCATCACCACCGACCTGCTCGCCGAACTCCCGCACCACGGGGCCGTCGACCTGGTCAGCGCCTACGCACTGCCCCTGCCCGTCACCGTGATCTGCGACCTCCTGGGCATCCCCGCATCCGACCGAACTGCTTTCCATGCCTGGTCCAACGCGCTGGTCATGCCGGAGAGCTCGGAGCGCGCGACCTCGGCGGCCACCGAACTGACCACCTATCTGGCCGAGTTGATCGAACGCAAACGCCGCGCGCCGGACTCCGCCCTGCTCAGCATCCTCGCCATCGCCGACACCGCGACCGGTGACGCTCCTCTGACCCGCGAAGAACTCCTCGGCATGGTCTTCCTCCTCCTCGTCGCGGGTCACGAGACCACCGTCGACCTCATCTCCGGCACGCTCCACGCCCTGCTCGGCCACCCCGACCAACTCGACCTCCTCAGGGACGAGCCTGAGCTGACCGGCGCGGCCGTCGAGGAATCCCTGCGCTACAACTCACCCGTACACGCGAGCGCGTTCCGTTTCGCCGCCGAACCGCTGGACATCGCCGGAACGCACATCCCTGCGGGCGACGCCGTACTCATCTCCCTCGCCGCCGCTTCCCGGGACCCGCTGCACTTCCCCGACCCGGACCGGTTCGACATACGCCGTGCCCCCAACAGCCACCTCGGCTTCGGTCACGGCCTTCACCACTGCCTGGGCGCGCCCCTGGCCCGCGCCGAAGCCACCGTCGCCCTCCGCCTGCTCCTCCACGACCGCCCCACCCTCGCGTTCGCCACGGACCCCGCCACCCTCACATGGCGCACCAGCACCCTGCTCAGAGGCCTGACCGAACTCCCCCTGCGCGTCGGCTGA
- a CDS encoding NAD-dependent epimerase/dehydratase family protein: MAVRVFVAGGTGVVGRRLVPQLVARGHQVTATTTSAAKLGLLGDLGAEAVVMDGLDAVSVGEAVAKARPDVVVHQMTAIAGKPDIKHMDRWFATTNRLRTEGTDHLLAAAEATDAHFVAQSYASWNGVHEGGWVKTEEDPLDLMTGTAAGPGMEAIRHVEDVAVQAGGAALRYGGLYGPGATDDQVELVRKRQFPLVGRGTGHSSWVHLDDAASATVLAVEQKATGVFNIVDDEPAPAGEWLPHLARCAGAKPPLRVPRWLARLLAGEVAVRMMTEGRGFSNDKAKRELGWEPRYPSWRQGFREGLV; the protein is encoded by the coding sequence ATGGCTGTGCGGGTATTCGTGGCGGGTGGGACCGGGGTTGTGGGGCGGCGGCTGGTACCGCAGCTCGTGGCCCGGGGGCACCAGGTGACGGCTACGACGACGAGCGCGGCCAAACTGGGCCTGCTCGGGGACCTGGGCGCAGAGGCTGTCGTGATGGACGGGCTCGACGCGGTGTCGGTCGGCGAAGCGGTGGCGAAGGCCCGGCCGGACGTCGTCGTGCACCAGATGACCGCGATCGCCGGCAAACCCGACATCAAGCACATGGACCGCTGGTTCGCGACCACCAACCGGCTGCGCACCGAGGGGACGGACCACCTGCTGGCCGCCGCCGAGGCGACCGACGCCCACTTCGTCGCGCAGAGCTACGCCAGCTGGAACGGCGTCCACGAGGGCGGCTGGGTGAAGACCGAGGAGGACCCGCTCGATCTGATGACGGGGACGGCGGCCGGACCGGGCATGGAGGCGATCCGCCATGTCGAGGACGTGGCCGTCCAAGCCGGCGGCGCGGCCCTGCGATACGGCGGACTGTACGGTCCCGGCGCGACCGACGACCAGGTCGAGCTCGTGCGCAAGCGTCAGTTCCCGCTCGTCGGGCGTGGCACCGGCCACAGCTCGTGGGTGCACCTCGACGACGCGGCGAGCGCCACCGTACTGGCCGTCGAACAGAAGGCGACGGGCGTGTTCAACATCGTCGACGACGAACCCGCCCCGGCCGGCGAGTGGCTGCCTCACCTGGCCCGGTGCGCGGGCGCGAAGCCTCCCCTGCGGGTTCCCAGATGGCTGGCCCGCCTGTTGGCCGGGGAAGTCGCGGTGCGGATGATGACCGAGGGCCGCGGCTTCTCCAACGACAAGGCCAAACGGGAGCTCGGCTGGGAGCCGCGCTATCCGTCGTGGCGGCAGGGCTTCCGGGAGGGCCTGGTGTGA
- a CDS encoding TetR/AcrR family transcriptional regulator, with protein sequence MKMADSTDRPGGTTDTGSGSGSGRTGRGKDGSGAGAPVRRRDARRNRDLLIEAAHEVFTELGLNAPLDVIARRAGVGNATLYRHFPHRAALVDAVFRDQLTGTMEAGDRARAVDDAWTGLTGYLQAVFTVLATDRGTNDLMTTHLEGVESLEAVHAHNHRTMELLLERGRHQGIIRPDVTTEDVLFALAALGRAVPALATATNPDAWRRPLALLCDSLRAAPTPPLPSPALTPGQLNDTLHHFNR encoded by the coding sequence ATGAAGATGGCAGACAGCACGGACCGCCCGGGCGGAACCACGGACACCGGCAGCGGCAGCGGCAGCGGCAGAACTGGCCGTGGCAAGGACGGTTCGGGCGCCGGCGCACCCGTCCGTCGCCGAGACGCGCGGCGCAACAGGGACCTGCTGATCGAAGCCGCCCACGAGGTGTTCACCGAACTGGGCCTCAACGCGCCGCTGGACGTGATCGCCCGGCGCGCCGGCGTGGGAAACGCGACCCTGTACCGGCACTTCCCCCACCGCGCCGCACTCGTCGACGCGGTCTTCCGCGACCAGCTGACCGGCACGATGGAGGCCGGCGACCGCGCCCGGGCCGTCGACGACGCCTGGACCGGGCTGACCGGCTACCTCCAGGCCGTCTTCACCGTCCTGGCCACCGACCGCGGGACGAACGACCTCATGACCACCCACCTCGAGGGCGTCGAGTCACTGGAGGCCGTACACGCCCACAACCACCGCACCATGGAACTCCTCCTCGAACGCGGTCGCCACCAGGGCATCATCCGCCCCGACGTCACCACCGAGGACGTGCTCTTCGCCCTGGCCGCGCTCGGCCGCGCGGTCCCCGCGCTCGCCACGGCGACCAACCCCGACGCCTGGCGCCGCCCCCTCGCGCTCCTCTGCGACAGCCTCCGCGCCGCACCGACGCCGCCGCTCCCCTCCCCCGCACTCACGCCCGGGCAACTCAACGACACACTGCACCACTTCAACCGCTGA